The proteins below come from a single Nocardioides eburneiflavus genomic window:
- a CDS encoding DUF2505 domain-containing protein, which yields MSTKLAKQMTYDAPAEAVAAMLDDVAFREEVLERQKVLRGSASIDGDLVTIEQVRSGDDLPSFARKFVGDEITIVQRETWTSPTSCDVELAIPGKPGEAVGTMRLVESGGTTTEVVDLDLTVRIPLVGGKIEGLIAGLFSEALDIEHRVGVEWLSR from the coding sequence ATGAGCACGAAGCTCGCGAAGCAGATGACGTACGACGCCCCGGCAGAGGCCGTGGCCGCCATGCTCGACGACGTCGCGTTCCGCGAGGAGGTGCTCGAGCGTCAGAAGGTGCTGCGGGGCTCCGCCAGCATCGACGGCGACCTGGTGACCATCGAGCAGGTGCGCTCCGGCGACGACCTGCCGTCCTTCGCCAGGAAGTTCGTCGGCGACGAGATCACCATCGTGCAGCGCGAGACGTGGACCTCCCCCACCTCCTGCGACGTCGAGCTCGCCATCCCCGGCAAGCCCGGCGAGGCGGTCGGCACGATGCGGCTCGTGGAGTCCGGGGGGACGACCACCGAGGTCGTCGACCTCGACCTCACTGTCCGCATCCCGCTCGTCGGCGGGAAGATCGAGGGCCTCATCGCCGGGCTGTTCTCCGAGGCGCTCGACATCGAGCACCGCGTCGGCGTGGAGTGGCTCAGCCGCTGA
- the pruA gene encoding L-glutamate gamma-semialdehyde dehydrogenase: MDAITFPPAPTNEPNLTYAPGSPERETLVAELARLEKKQQSFRAVIGGKRRNGGGAEIKVVQPHDHAHVLGTLKNSTTKDAEAAVKAANDAAPAWRAMPFDERCAILLKAADLLAGPWRQTLNAATMLGQSKTAFQAEIDAACELIDFWRFNVHYAKQILTDQPIANSPGIWNRTDHRPLEGFVYAITPFNFTAIAGNLPTAPALMGNTVIWKPSPTQQLAASLTMELLEEAGMPPGVINMLPGDGLDVSKVALAHRDLAGIHFTGSTPTFQRLWRTVGENISGYRSYPRIVGETGGKDFIVAHPSADPDVLRVAMIRGAFEFQGQKCSAASRAYVPRSVWNKIKDQLIADTEALAMGDVTDLTNFMGAVIDDRAFAKHKAAIARAKRQKHLTVLAGGQVDDSVGYFVRPTIVESTDPTDQMFSDEYFGPILAVHVYDDDRFERVVEQMESFAPYALTGAIIAQDRAAIAWARKALRFAAGNFYINDKPTGAVVGQQPFGGGRASGTNDKAGAAVNLLRWTSPRSIKETFVPPTDHRYPHQG; this comes from the coding sequence ATGGACGCGATCACCTTTCCTCCGGCTCCCACCAACGAGCCGAACCTGACCTACGCCCCCGGCAGCCCGGAGCGGGAGACCCTCGTCGCCGAGCTGGCCCGGCTGGAGAAGAAGCAGCAGTCGTTCCGGGCCGTGATCGGCGGCAAGCGACGCAACGGCGGTGGCGCGGAGATCAAGGTCGTCCAGCCCCACGACCACGCGCACGTGCTCGGCACGCTGAAGAACTCGACGACCAAGGACGCCGAGGCCGCGGTCAAGGCCGCCAACGACGCCGCGCCTGCGTGGCGGGCGATGCCGTTCGACGAGCGCTGCGCGATCCTCCTCAAGGCCGCCGACCTGCTGGCCGGTCCGTGGCGCCAGACCCTCAACGCCGCGACGATGCTCGGGCAGTCCAAGACGGCGTTCCAGGCCGAGATCGACGCGGCGTGCGAGCTGATCGACTTCTGGCGGTTCAACGTCCACTACGCCAAGCAGATCCTCACCGACCAGCCGATCGCCAACAGCCCCGGCATCTGGAACCGCACCGACCACCGCCCGCTCGAGGGCTTCGTCTACGCGATCACGCCGTTCAACTTCACCGCGATCGCCGGCAACCTGCCCACCGCGCCCGCGCTGATGGGCAACACCGTGATCTGGAAGCCGTCCCCGACCCAGCAGCTGGCAGCGTCGCTGACGATGGAGCTGCTCGAGGAGGCCGGGATGCCGCCCGGCGTCATCAACATGCTGCCCGGCGACGGACTCGACGTCTCGAAGGTCGCCCTGGCGCACCGCGACCTCGCCGGCATCCACTTCACCGGGTCGACCCCGACCTTCCAGCGCCTGTGGCGCACGGTCGGGGAGAACATCTCCGGCTACCGCTCCTACCCGCGCATCGTGGGCGAGACCGGCGGCAAGGACTTCATCGTCGCCCACCCGAGCGCCGACCCCGACGTGCTGCGCGTGGCGATGATCCGCGGTGCCTTCGAGTTCCAGGGCCAGAAGTGCTCGGCCGCCTCCCGGGCCTACGTCCCGCGCTCGGTGTGGAACAAGATCAAGGACCAGCTGATCGCCGACACCGAGGCACTCGCCATGGGCGACGTGACCGACCTGACCAACTTCATGGGCGCCGTCATCGACGACCGCGCGTTCGCCAAGCACAAGGCCGCGATCGCCCGGGCCAAGCGCCAGAAGCACCTCACGGTCCTCGCCGGCGGGCAGGTCGACGACTCGGTCGGCTATTTCGTCCGTCCCACCATCGTGGAGTCGACCGACCCGACCGACCAGATGTTCTCCGACGAGTACTTCGGCCCGATCCTCGCGGTCCACGTCTACGACGACGACCGCTTCGAGAGGGTCGTCGAGCAGATGGAGTCGTTCGCCCCGTACGCCCTGACCGGCGCGATCATCGCCCAGGACCGTGCTGCCATCGCGTGGGCCCGCAAGGCCCTGCGCTTCGCGGCCGGCAACTTCTACATCAACGACAAGCCCACCGGCGCCGTCGTCGGCCAGCAGCCCTTCGGCGGTGGCCGCGCGTCGGGCACCAACGACAAGGCGGGCGCCGCGGTCAACCTGCTGCGCTGGACGTCGCCGCGCTCGATCAAGGAGACGTTCGTCCCGCCCACGGACCACCGCTACCCGCACCAGGGCTGA
- a CDS encoding NAD-glutamate dehydrogenase, translating to MATPDDTKDRQLDAATEARPEWGDLLRAYYRHVAPEDMAERSPEDLLGAVASHRELASSRPQGTAVVRVVTPTIADAGWSASGRSVVEVVTDDMPFLVDSVTMELNRLGHTVHAVIHPQFHVERDITGELQHVHAQEPQAGSRDGAESWMHVEVDRTDDDEDAEITEGLQRVLRDVRESVEDWQKMHAQALAVVAELDQDPPPLPAEELRQGRDFLTWLADDHFTFLGYREYLLEAEVGAPEECGLRAVPGSGLGILRHDQDLSASFAKLPPLVKTKAREKKLLVLAKANSRATVHRPAYLDYVGVKTFGPDGEVVGERRFLGLFSSAAYTESVTRIPVLREKVTEVMRHAGFDPRSHAGKALMDTLENYPRDELFHTSPDELAPVAQDVMSARERRQLRAFVRRDTYGRYVSVLVYLPRDRYSTAVRERFSDILRDRLGGEHVEFTARVNESTTASVHFVVHPPKGEQVPDIDVPDLERRLMEASRSWRDDFMAAVVSEYGVDRGSQLARAWADAFPEAYKEDFDPSRGSADLGRIEAIEGDEGIDLALFDQDEQTYRRGESRLKVFRVGEPLSLSAVLPMLTSMGVEVVDERPYELAGLGRPTYIYEFGLRHGRALSSRERTLFAEALRAVWDGYNEIDGFNQLVLAAGLTWRQATVLRAYAKYARQGGSPFALDYIEEALRSNVDITRLLVELFESRFDPGRGDRTLEHDAEARVAKVEAIEERLARALDEVVSLDHDRILRSYRTLVRATLRTNFFQKRTSDDELHPAEPYHNYISFKLEPSAIPDLPEPRPRFEIFVYSPRVEGSHLRFGAVARGGLRWSDRRDDFRTEVLGLVKAQMVKNTVIVPVGAKGAFFCKQLPDPSDRDAWLAEGVACYKTFISGLLDITDNLVGGENVPPRDVVRHDGDDSYLVVAADKGTATFSDIANGVAKDYGFWLGDAFASGGSVGYDHKAMGITAKGAWVSVQRHFREMGVDCQTEDFTAVGIGDMSGDVFGNGMLCSEHTRLVAAFDHRDIFIDPDPDAASSYAERRRLFDLPRSSWKDYDSSLISEGGGVWSRAAKSIPVSAQAREALGLPADVTAMTPAELMKAILLAPVDLLWNGGIGTYVKSSEETNADAGDKANDAIRVNGQDLRARCIGEGGNLGFTQLGRVEYARLGVNGDGGRMNTDFIDNSAGVDTSDHEVNIKILLDRVVRSGEMDEGARNELLAEMTDEVGQLVLRDNYEQNLALANAEAHAPSLLHVHEDWMRALERRGVLNRELEGLPSTRQVKRRLERKQALSAPELSVLMAWTKIVLADELIDSDLPDDPYLRDDLLAYFPSRMKPDLEAAIEDHPLRREIIVTQVVNDLVNGAGMTFWPRLQGETGASPAELTRANFVAREIFGSLPMRQEIAALDNQVPAERQTRMRIEMRTLVERASRWLVTNRRPPLDSRATVDFFRGPVQAVMAELPSIMSGRELEDFKAREKRLTDQGVPDDLASRVAVLASAYALLGIVETADRLGLDPVEVARVHFALGERLGLPALVERIFALPRDDRWQTMARAAVRDDLYAVHQQLTAQVLESTSADDTAPARVAEWENADEELIGRAAATLEEICREDTAELARLSVGLRVVRGLLS from the coding sequence GTGGCGACGCCTGACGACACCAAGGACCGACAGCTCGACGCAGCGACGGAGGCCCGTCCCGAGTGGGGAGACCTGCTGCGCGCCTACTACCGGCACGTGGCACCGGAGGACATGGCCGAGCGGTCCCCGGAGGACCTGCTCGGCGCCGTGGCATCGCATCGCGAGCTCGCGTCGTCGCGCCCGCAGGGCACGGCCGTCGTACGGGTCGTGACGCCCACGATCGCCGACGCCGGCTGGTCGGCATCGGGACGCTCCGTGGTCGAGGTCGTCACCGACGACATGCCCTTCCTCGTCGACTCGGTGACCATGGAGCTCAACCGCCTCGGCCACACTGTGCACGCCGTGATCCACCCGCAGTTCCACGTCGAGCGCGACATCACCGGCGAGCTCCAGCACGTCCACGCCCAGGAGCCGCAGGCCGGCTCCCGCGACGGTGCCGAGTCGTGGATGCACGTCGAGGTCGACCGCACCGACGACGACGAGGACGCCGAGATCACCGAGGGCCTGCAGCGGGTGCTGCGGGACGTGCGCGAGTCCGTCGAGGACTGGCAGAAGATGCACGCCCAGGCGCTCGCGGTGGTCGCCGAGCTCGACCAGGACCCGCCGCCGCTGCCGGCCGAGGAGCTGCGGCAGGGCCGCGACTTCCTCACCTGGCTCGCCGACGACCACTTCACGTTCCTCGGCTACCGCGAGTACCTGCTCGAGGCGGAGGTGGGCGCCCCGGAGGAGTGCGGGCTGCGTGCGGTCCCCGGCTCCGGCCTCGGCATCCTGCGCCACGACCAGGACCTGTCGGCCTCGTTCGCCAAGCTGCCGCCGCTCGTCAAGACCAAGGCCCGTGAGAAGAAGCTCCTCGTGCTGGCCAAGGCCAACTCGCGCGCCACGGTGCACCGCCCGGCCTACCTCGACTACGTCGGGGTGAAGACATTCGGGCCCGACGGCGAGGTCGTCGGCGAGCGCCGGTTCCTCGGCCTGTTCTCCAGCGCCGCCTACACCGAGTCCGTGACCCGCATCCCGGTGCTGCGGGAGAAGGTCACCGAGGTGATGCGCCACGCCGGGTTCGACCCGCGCAGCCACGCCGGCAAGGCCCTCATGGACACGCTGGAGAACTATCCCCGCGACGAGCTGTTCCACACCTCGCCCGACGAGCTCGCCCCGGTCGCGCAGGACGTGATGAGCGCCCGCGAGCGGCGCCAGCTTCGCGCGTTCGTGCGCCGCGACACCTACGGCCGCTACGTCTCGGTCCTCGTCTACCTGCCCCGCGATCGCTACAGCACCGCCGTGCGCGAGCGGTTCTCCGACATCCTGCGCGACCGGCTCGGTGGCGAGCACGTCGAGTTCACCGCCCGGGTCAACGAGTCCACGACCGCCAGCGTGCACTTCGTGGTGCACCCGCCCAAGGGCGAGCAGGTCCCCGACATCGACGTCCCCGACCTCGAGCGCCGCCTGATGGAGGCGTCCCGCTCCTGGCGCGACGACTTCATGGCCGCGGTCGTCAGCGAGTACGGCGTGGACCGCGGCTCGCAGCTGGCGCGCGCGTGGGCCGACGCCTTCCCGGAGGCCTACAAGGAGGACTTCGACCCCTCGCGCGGATCGGCCGACCTCGGCCGGATCGAGGCGATCGAGGGCGACGAGGGCATCGACCTCGCTCTCTTCGACCAGGACGAGCAGACCTACCGCCGGGGCGAGTCGCGGCTCAAGGTGTTCCGGGTCGGGGAGCCGCTGTCGTTGAGCGCGGTGCTCCCGATGCTCACGTCGATGGGTGTCGAGGTCGTCGACGAGCGCCCCTACGAGCTCGCCGGCCTGGGCCGGCCGACCTACATCTACGAGTTCGGCCTGCGGCACGGCCGGGCGCTGTCGTCCCGGGAGCGGACCCTGTTCGCCGAGGCGCTGCGGGCGGTGTGGGACGGCTACAACGAGATCGACGGCTTCAACCAGCTCGTGCTCGCCGCGGGCCTCACCTGGCGGCAGGCGACGGTGCTGCGGGCGTACGCCAAGTACGCCCGCCAGGGCGGCTCGCCGTTCGCGCTCGACTACATCGAGGAGGCGCTGCGCAGCAACGTCGACATCACCCGGCTGCTCGTCGAGCTGTTCGAGTCGCGCTTCGACCCCGGTCGCGGCGACCGCACGCTCGAGCACGATGCGGAGGCCCGCGTGGCCAAGGTCGAGGCCATCGAGGAGCGGCTCGCACGCGCCCTCGACGAGGTGGTCAGCCTCGACCACGACCGCATCCTGCGCTCCTACCGCACGCTGGTCCGGGCGACGCTGCGCACCAACTTCTTCCAGAAACGCACCTCTGACGACGAGCTGCACCCCGCGGAGCCGTATCACAACTACATCTCCTTCAAGCTCGAGCCGTCGGCGATCCCCGACCTGCCCGAGCCGCGCCCGCGCTTCGAGATCTTCGTCTACAGCCCGCGCGTCGAGGGCTCGCACCTCCGCTTCGGCGCCGTCGCGCGTGGCGGCCTGCGCTGGTCGGACCGGCGCGACGACTTCCGCACCGAGGTGCTCGGCCTGGTCAAGGCACAGATGGTCAAGAACACCGTCATCGTGCCGGTCGGCGCGAAGGGCGCCTTCTTCTGCAAGCAGCTGCCCGACCCCTCCGACCGTGACGCGTGGCTGGCCGAGGGCGTGGCCTGCTACAAGACCTTCATCTCCGGCCTGCTCGACATCACCGACAACCTCGTCGGCGGCGAGAACGTGCCTCCGCGCGACGTCGTGCGCCACGACGGCGACGACTCCTACCTCGTGGTGGCGGCCGACAAGGGCACGGCGACCTTCAGCGACATCGCCAACGGCGTGGCGAAGGACTACGGCTTCTGGCTCGGCGACGCCTTCGCCTCCGGCGGCTCGGTGGGCTACGACCACAAGGCGATGGGCATCACCGCCAAGGGCGCCTGGGTCTCGGTGCAGCGGCACTTCCGCGAGATGGGCGTCGACTGCCAGACCGAGGACTTCACCGCGGTCGGCATCGGAGACATGTCCGGCGACGTCTTCGGCAACGGCATGCTCTGCTCGGAGCACACCCGGCTGGTGGCGGCCTTCGACCACCGCGACATCTTCATCGACCCCGACCCCGACGCGGCCTCCTCGTACGCCGAGCGGCGCCGGCTCTTCGACCTGCCGAGGTCGAGCTGGAAGGACTACGACTCCTCGCTGATCTCCGAGGGCGGCGGCGTCTGGTCGCGTGCGGCCAAGTCGATCCCGGTGTCGGCGCAGGCCCGCGAGGCGCTCGGGCTGCCCGCCGACGTCACCGCGATGACGCCTGCCGAGCTGATGAAGGCGATCCTGCTCGCCCCGGTCGACCTGCTCTGGAACGGTGGCATCGGCACCTACGTGAAGTCGTCGGAGGAGACCAACGCCGACGCCGGTGACAAGGCCAACGACGCGATCCGGGTCAACGGCCAGGACCTGCGCGCCCGGTGCATCGGCGAGGGCGGCAACCTCGGCTTCACCCAGCTCGGTCGCGTGGAGTACGCCCGCCTCGGCGTCAACGGCGACGGCGGCCGGATGAACACCGACTTCATCGACAACTCCGCCGGCGTCGACACCTCGGACCACGAGGTCAACATCAAGATCCTCCTCGACCGGGTCGTCCGCTCTGGGGAGATGGACGAGGGCGCCCGCAACGAGCTGCTCGCCGAGATGACCGACGAGGTGGGCCAGCTGGTGCTGCGCGACAACTACGAACAGAACCTCGCGCTCGCCAACGCCGAGGCGCACGCCCCGTCACTGCTTCACGTCCACGAGGACTGGATGCGCGCGCTCGAGCGCCGCGGGGTGCTCAACCGCGAGCTCGAGGGCCTGCCGTCGACACGCCAGGTCAAGCGCCGCCTCGAGCGCAAGCAGGCCCTGTCGGCGCCCGAGCTGTCGGTGCTGATGGCGTGGACCAAGATCGTCCTCGCCGACGAGCTCATCGACTCCGACCTGCCCGACGACCCCTACCTGCGCGATGACCTGCTGGCCTACTTCCCCAGCCGCATGAAGCCCGACCTCGAGGCGGCCATCGAGGACCACCCGCTGCGCCGCGAGATCATCGTGACCCAGGTCGTCAACGACCTCGTCAACGGCGCCGGCATGACGTTCTGGCCGCGGCTGCAGGGTGAGACCGGGGCCAGCCCCGCCGAGCTGACCCGAGCCAACTTCGTCGCCCGCGAGATCTTCGGGTCGCTGCCGATGCGCCAGGAGATCGCGGCGCTGGACAACCAGGTGCCCGCCGAGCGCCAGACGCGGATGCGGATCGAGATGCGTACGCTCGTCGAGCGCGCGTCGCGGTGGCTGGTCACCAACCGCCGCCCTCCGCTCGACTCCCGCGCGACGGTCGACTTCTTCCGCGGTCCCGTGCAGGCCGTGATGGCCGAGCTGCCGAGCATCATGAGCGGCCGGGAGCTCGAGGACTTCAAGGCCCGCGAGAAGCGCCTGACCGACCAGGGGGTTCCCGACGACCTCGCCTCGCGGGTCGCCGTGCTGGCGTCGGCCTACGCGCTGCTCGGCATCGTCGAGACCGCCGACCGGCTCGGGCTCGACCCGGTCGAGGTGGCACGCGTCCACTTCGCGCTGGGGGAGCGGCTCGGGCTGCCGGCGCTGGTCGAGCGGATCTTCGCGCTGCCGCGCGACGACCGCTGGCAGACGATGGCCCGGGCAGCGGTGCGCGACGACCTCTACGCCGTGCACCAGCAGCTGACCGCCCAGGTGCTGGAGTCCACCAGCGCGGACGACACGGCGCCCGCCCGGGTGGCCGAGTGGGAGAACGCCGACGAGGAGCTCATCGGCCGCGCGGCCGCGACGCTGGAGGAGATCTGCCGCGAGGACACCGCGGAGCTGGCGCGCCTCTCGGTCGGCCTGCGTGTCGTCCGCGGCCTGCTGTCCTGA
- a CDS encoding DUF6912 family protein — MTRRYVPSTLPRLADDWEADGPRLVDVDVVVAADDGEESEYDALMTAADASAALVAGLPDGRRRRVVVVVETADVAVPATWRDVVAVHVDSDDDTDPDEDLAWWATQEVADLLASP; from the coding sequence GTGACCCGGCGCTACGTCCCGTCCACACTGCCCCGTCTGGCCGACGACTGGGAGGCCGACGGCCCGCGGCTGGTGGACGTCGACGTCGTCGTCGCTGCCGACGACGGCGAGGAGAGCGAGTACGACGCGCTGATGACAGCCGCGGACGCCTCCGCCGCGCTCGTGGCCGGGCTCCCGGACGGCCGGCGGCGCCGGGTCGTCGTGGTCGTCGAGACGGCCGACGTCGCCGTGCCCGCGACGTGGCGCGACGTGGTCGCGGTGCACGTGGACAGCGACGACGACACGGACCCCGACGAGGACCTCGCGTGGTGGGCGACGCAGGAGGTCGCCGACCTCCTCGCCTCCCCCTGA
- a CDS encoding DUF4386 domain-containing protein, whose product MSTAHATAQPSSRPKAPSALDHASARTTGAFYLALAVAGGLGFLVVRPMLADADPLTTLTQLREREILARTLIGLEMALVAFQVLAALWFFRLFRAVDAFAAGAIAVLGVLNAVAIMGSAAATATSLEAALGTAGGDAGSPQLLLALSEHFWGVGNLFFGLWLVPMGVCVLRSGTMPRLLGRLLVVGGAGYVLSGFVTYLWPDASVVPELLVVPATVGEVWILGYLLVRGAGRVSG is encoded by the coding sequence ATGTCCACCGCCCACGCCACCGCCCAGCCTTCGAGCCGCCCGAAGGCTCCGTCCGCCCTCGACCACGCCTCGGCGCGTACGACGGGCGCGTTCTACCTGGCGCTCGCCGTGGCCGGCGGCCTCGGCTTCCTCGTCGTACGCCCGATGCTGGCCGACGCGGACCCGCTGACGACCCTCACCCAGCTGCGTGAGCGGGAGATACTGGCGCGGACCCTGATCGGGCTCGAGATGGCCCTCGTGGCCTTCCAGGTCCTTGCCGCCCTGTGGTTCTTCCGGCTGTTCCGCGCAGTGGACGCCTTCGCGGCGGGCGCGATCGCCGTCCTCGGCGTGCTCAACGCAGTGGCGATCATGGGCAGCGCGGCCGCGACCGCGACGTCGCTCGAGGCAGCACTCGGCACCGCCGGCGGGGACGCCGGGTCGCCGCAGCTGCTGCTCGCGCTCAGCGAGCACTTCTGGGGCGTGGGCAACCTGTTCTTCGGCCTGTGGCTGGTGCCGATGGGCGTGTGCGTCCTGCGCTCGGGGACGATGCCGCGCCTGCTGGGGCGGTTGCTCGTGGTCGGCGGCGCGGGCTACGTGCTCAGCGGCTTCGTCACCTACCTGTGGCCCGACGCCTCCGTCGTGCCGGAGCTCCTCGTCGTGCCCGCAACCGTCGGCGAGGTGTGGATCCTCGGCTACCTGCTCGTCCGGGGCGCCGGACGCGTCAGCGGCTGA
- a CDS encoding TetR/AcrR family transcriptional regulator C-terminal domain-containing protein yields the protein MLLAAVARADASGLDGLTMRALADDLGVEAMSLYHHLRGKEALLDGLVERLMAEVAEATSDLPAGEEWRDGVRRRCLAAREVMERHPWGPAVLLTRTSVPPSVFAHFEAVLAAMIEAGFSYHLGHRALHALGSMVLGFVQELFAPGAEGDEDASADELAAMAHALPHVTAMVAAELHAADGDVLGWCDSRAEFEFTLDLLLDGLEAQRVAQSP from the coding sequence GTGCTCCTCGCCGCTGTCGCCCGGGCCGACGCCTCCGGCCTCGACGGCCTCACGATGCGGGCACTCGCCGACGACCTCGGGGTCGAGGCGATGTCGCTCTACCACCACCTGCGCGGCAAGGAGGCGCTGCTCGACGGGCTCGTGGAGCGTCTGATGGCCGAGGTCGCGGAGGCCACCTCGGACCTCCCCGCCGGAGAGGAGTGGCGCGACGGCGTACGACGGCGGTGCCTGGCGGCACGCGAGGTGATGGAGCGACACCCGTGGGGTCCGGCGGTGCTGCTGACCCGGACGTCCGTCCCGCCGTCGGTGTTCGCCCACTTCGAGGCAGTGCTGGCGGCGATGATCGAGGCCGGGTTCTCCTACCACCTGGGGCACCGCGCGCTGCACGCGCTGGGCAGCATGGTGCTCGGCTTCGTGCAGGAGCTGTTCGCGCCGGGCGCCGAGGGGGACGAGGACGCCTCGGCCGACGAGCTCGCAGCGATGGCGCACGCACTCCCCCACGTCACGGCCATGGTCGCGGCGGAGCTCCACGCCGCCGACGGCGACGTCCTCGGGTGGTGCGACAGCCGGGCGGAGTTCGAGTTCACCCTGGACCTGCTGCTCGACGGGCTCGAGGCCCAGCGTGTCGCTCAGTCGCCCTGA
- a CDS encoding wax ester/triacylglycerol synthase family O-acyltransferase produces the protein MSERLRPRDLAILAAESPTTPMHNATVEIFDPGTSGFDHDRLVQLIADRIAFVPRYRQRLQLVPGRLANPAWVDDENFDLGYHVRRSALPRPGSMDQLRELVARIASRPLDRSRPLWECYFVEGLEHGHVALLAKSHQILVDGRETVDIGQVLLDTSADRSTLGHDDDWRPRRTAGPVAAALNAVTDSLERPSTVWMTTRANAEALGRRATASSARVAEVAHALSGRGPVHSTPVHRKLSQQRRFVTVHTELADYRAIREVHGGTVNDVILATLAGGLRGWLMTRAESMAGLKAIKAFVPMSVIDDELEATSLGSQVTGHLVNLPISEPSPVVRLHQVSYDLKAHRDNGRNVSARRLAGIAGFAPTTFHALGSRLAAAELRHGFHLSITNVPGPQFPLYADGARMLESYPVHPLLPDHPLAIGVTSYDGGVFYGITADRDAVPDADTIGQCVLESLEELKDSASDTRPRAPRGRKGAGTRARTQKAGRR, from the coding sequence ATGAGCGAGCGGCTGCGGCCGCGGGACCTGGCCATCCTGGCCGCCGAGTCCCCCACGACGCCCATGCACAACGCCACGGTGGAGATCTTCGACCCCGGCACGTCCGGCTTCGACCACGACCGGCTCGTGCAGCTGATCGCCGACCGGATCGCCTTCGTCCCGCGCTACCGCCAGCGCCTCCAGCTCGTCCCGGGGCGGCTGGCCAACCCGGCCTGGGTGGACGACGAGAACTTCGACCTCGGCTACCACGTACGCCGCTCGGCGCTGCCGCGTCCCGGCTCGATGGACCAGCTGCGCGAGCTCGTCGCCCGCATCGCGTCCCGCCCGCTCGACCGCAGCCGTCCGCTGTGGGAGTGCTACTTCGTCGAGGGCCTCGAGCACGGCCACGTCGCCCTGCTCGCCAAGAGCCACCAGATCCTCGTCGACGGCCGCGAGACCGTCGACATCGGCCAGGTGCTGCTCGACACCTCCGCCGACCGGTCCACGCTGGGCCACGACGACGACTGGCGGCCCCGGCGCACGGCCGGCCCGGTCGCGGCCGCGCTGAACGCGGTCACCGACAGCCTCGAGCGCCCGAGCACGGTCTGGATGACCACCCGCGCCAACGCCGAGGCGCTGGGCCGGCGCGCAACCGCCTCGAGCGCCCGGGTCGCCGAGGTCGCCCACGCGCTCTCGGGTCGAGGTCCGGTGCACTCCACGCCCGTGCACCGCAAGCTCTCGCAGCAGCGCCGCTTCGTCACCGTGCACACCGAGTTGGCCGACTACCGCGCGATCCGCGAGGTCCACGGCGGCACCGTCAACGACGTCATCCTCGCCACGCTCGCCGGCGGCCTTCGGGGCTGGCTGATGACGCGGGCGGAGTCGATGGCCGGGCTGAAGGCCATCAAGGCGTTCGTGCCGATGTCGGTCATCGACGACGAGCTCGAGGCGACCTCGCTCGGCAGCCAGGTCACCGGCCACCTGGTCAACCTGCCGATCAGCGAGCCCAGCCCGGTCGTACGCCTGCACCAGGTCAGCTACGACCTCAAGGCGCACCGCGACAACGGTCGCAACGTGTCGGCCCGGCGGCTCGCCGGCATCGCGGGCTTCGCGCCGACCACGTTCCACGCCCTGGGCTCCCGGCTCGCCGCAGCCGAGCTGCGCCACGGCTTCCATCTCTCGATCACCAACGTGCCGGGACCGCAGTTCCCGCTGTACGCCGACGGCGCGCGGATGCTGGAGTCCTACCCGGTCCACCCGCTGCTGCCCGACCACCCGCTCGCCATCGGGGTGACGTCCTACGACGGCGGCGTGTTCTACGGCATCACCGCCGACCGCGACGCCGTGCCCGACGCCGACACCATCGGCCAGTGCGTCCTGGAGTCGCTCGAGGAGCTGAAGGACTCCGCGTCCGACACCCGGCCGCGCGCCCCGCGCGGTCGCAAGGGCGCAGGGACCCGGGCCAGGACCCAGAAGGCAGGCCGCAGGTGA